A window from Pseudomonas kribbensis encodes these proteins:
- a CDS encoding choline dehydrogenase: MDETGFDYLIVGAGSAGCVLANRLSEDPNVRILLLEAGPEDRSWTIDMPSAVGLVVGGSRYNWRYQSEPEPYLDGRRIGTPRGRTLGGSSSINGMVYIRGHARDYDGWAGQGCTGWSYREVLPYFKRAQTHADGGDDYRGAGGHLHVTPGDVKTPLCAAFIAAGAEAGYGVSEDLNGYRQEAFGPVDRTTRNGRRWSTSRGYLSEALARGNVRVVTDALVPRILFEGRRAVGIEYEQNSETSTVRARREVLLTAGAINSPQLLLLSGVGPAAELRDLGISVVHDLPGVGKRLNDHPDAVVQFRCKQPVSLYRWTTAPGKWWIGARWFVRHDGLAASNHFEAGAFLRSRAGVEHPDLQLTFMPLAVQPGSVELVPTHAFQIHIDLMRPTSLGSVTLHSAEPRRPPRILFNYLKTAQDRADMRASARLVREILDQPAMAPFKGEELVPGRSVQTDAELDAWARQVTETGYHASGTCKMGPIGDPEAVVDPQLRVHGLDGLRVVDASIMPVIVSGNTNAPTVMIAEKASDLIRNLAPLPAADVPVWTHPHWQTEQR; this comes from the coding sequence ATGGACGAAACCGGGTTTGATTACCTGATCGTGGGCGCCGGCTCGGCCGGTTGCGTGTTGGCCAATCGTCTGAGCGAAGACCCGAACGTGCGCATCCTGCTGCTGGAGGCAGGGCCCGAGGACAGGAGCTGGACAATCGACATGCCGTCCGCCGTGGGCCTTGTGGTGGGTGGTTCGCGCTACAACTGGCGCTATCAGTCCGAGCCAGAGCCATACCTCGACGGCCGGCGAATCGGCACGCCGCGAGGCCGCACCCTCGGCGGTTCATCGTCGATCAACGGCATGGTCTACATCCGTGGCCATGCCAGGGATTACGACGGCTGGGCCGGACAGGGCTGCACCGGCTGGAGCTATCGCGAGGTGCTGCCGTACTTCAAGCGTGCGCAGACTCACGCCGACGGTGGCGATGACTATCGTGGTGCCGGCGGCCATTTGCACGTCACTCCCGGCGATGTCAAAACACCGTTGTGCGCAGCGTTCATCGCGGCCGGGGCCGAGGCCGGTTATGGCGTCAGCGAGGACTTGAACGGCTACCGTCAGGAAGCCTTCGGCCCGGTGGATCGCACCACGCGCAACGGTCGGCGCTGGAGCACTTCGCGCGGCTATCTGAGCGAGGCTTTGGCTCGGGGCAACGTGCGGGTGGTGACCGATGCATTGGTGCCGCGCATCCTGTTCGAGGGACGGCGAGCGGTCGGGATTGAATATGAACAGAACAGCGAAACAAGCACCGTCCGCGCCCGTCGGGAAGTGCTGCTGACCGCCGGGGCGATCAACTCGCCGCAGTTGCTGTTGCTCTCGGGCGTGGGACCGGCGGCAGAACTGCGCGACCTCGGAATCAGCGTCGTGCACGACCTGCCCGGTGTCGGCAAACGCCTCAACGATCACCCGGATGCAGTCGTGCAATTTCGCTGCAAGCAGCCGGTTTCGCTGTATCGCTGGACCACCGCGCCGGGTAAATGGTGGATTGGTGCGCGCTGGTTCGTGCGTCACGATGGTCTGGCGGCGAGCAACCATTTCGAGGCCGGCGCGTTCCTGCGCTCCCGCGCCGGCGTCGAGCACCCGGACCTGCAACTGACCTTCATGCCGCTGGCCGTGCAACCCGGCAGTGTCGAGTTGGTGCCGACCCATGCGTTCCAGATCCACATCGACCTGATGCGCCCTACCAGTCTCGGCAGCGTGACGTTGCACAGCGCCGAACCTCGGCGGCCGCCAAGGATTCTGTTCAACTACCTGAAGACCGCGCAGGACCGTGCCGACATGCGCGCCAGCGCACGGCTGGTGCGCGAAATCCTCGACCAGCCGGCCATGGCCCCGTTCAAGGGTGAAGAACTGGTGCCGGGCCGTTCGGTGCAGACCGACGCCGAGCTCGACGCCTGGGCGCGGCAAGTCACGGAAACCGGCTACCATGCCAGCGGCACCTGCAAGATGGGGCCGATTGGCGACCCTGAAGCCGTGGTCGATCCACAACTGCGAGTGCACGGCCTCGACGGCTTGCGCGTAGTGGACGCATCGATCATGCCGGTGATCGTCAGCGGCAACACCAACGCGCCGACGGTGATGATCGCGGAAAAGGCCAGCGACCTGATCCGCAACCTCGCCCCGCTGCCAGCCGCCGATGTACCGGTGTGGACCCATCCGCACTGGCAGACCGAACAACGATAA